The genomic window AGAACGTCGCGCTTCCGCTCTACTACCAGGGCGTCCCGCGCCGCGAGCGCAACGAGCGCGCCGCGGTCTATCTCGAGAAAGTCGGCCTCGCCGATCGCGCCGAGCACCTGCCGTCGGAGCTCTCCGGCGGCCAGCAGCAGCGTGTCGCCATCGCCCGGGCGCTCATCGCAAGCCCCAAGCTTCTGCTCGCCGACGAGCCGACCGGGGCGCTCGACTCGGCGACCTCGCGCGACGTCATGAAGGTGCTGCAGGCGGTCCAGGACGACGGTGTGTCGGTGGTGATCATCACCCACGAGCGCGACATCGCCCACATGACCGACCGGCTCATCCATCTGGTGGACGGCCGCATCGCCGGCGACAGCCGCCAGCGCCGTCTGAATCCGGACGACGTCGTGGTCGAAGTCGAAGCGCTCGAACCCCTCGAGGCTCCGCCGGCCCCAACGGCCGCTCCGGGCCACCCGGCCCCGCCTGCGGCCCGGGCCGCGGTGCCGGCAGCGAAGGCCCCCGGCCGGATCGCTACGGAGCCCGCGGCCGGATGATCCGCCTCGACGTCTGGCAGGAGATCTTCGACACCATCAAGCGCAACAAGCTGCGCACGGCGCTCACCGGCTTTGCGGTCGCCTGGGGGATCTTCATGCTCGTGGTGCTCCTCGGCTCCGGCAAGGGGCTCGAGCACGGCGTCGACTACCAGTTCCGCGACGACGCGGTGAACAGCATCTGGGTCTCCTCAGGACGGACGAGTACGCCCTACAAGGGGATGCAGCCCGGCCGCGAGATCCAGTTCGACAATCAGGACTATGACGAAGTGACGACCCGCGTCCAGGGTGTCGAGTACGCGAGCGGACGCTACTGGATCTTCGGCAGCCAGCAGGTGAACTACAAGAACGAGAACGGCAGTTACACGATCCGCGCCGTGCATCCCGGTCACCAGGTGCTCGAGCGCACCAAGATGATCCAGGGGCGCTACTTGAACGAGTTCGACCTGCGCCAGTTCCGCAAGAGCGCCGTTCTCGGGACGCTGGTCGCCAGTGCGCTCTTCCACGACGAGGACCCGATCGGCAAGCAGATCCGGATCGGCGGGATCTCTTTCCAGGTGGTCGGCGTCTTCGACGACGAAGGCAGCGAACGCGAGCGCGAGTTCATTTACCTGCCGATCTCGACCGCTCAACGCACCTTCAACGGCGCCAATCGGGTCAACCAGATCCTCTACACCACCGGCGACGCGAGCCTCGCGAAGAGCATGGAGATGGCCGGCGCGACACGGCAGATCCTCTCGGTCAATCACACCTTCGATCCGGAAGACGAGCGCGCGATCCACGTCAACAACAACGTCGAGAACTATCAGCGCATCCTGGCGCTCATCACCGCCATCCGGCTCTTCGTCTGGGTGGTCGGCGTCGGCACGCTCCTCGCCGGCGTCGTCGGAGTCTCCAACATCATGCTCGTCGCCGTGCGCGAGCGCACCCGCGAGATCGGCATCCGCA from Thermoanaerobaculia bacterium includes these protein-coding regions:
- a CDS encoding ABC transporter ATP-binding protein, which codes for MIRLRNLHKSYSVGRNRLHVLKGLDLDIGARELVAVMGASGSGKSTLMNILGLLDRFDDGEYTLDGVAMGGLSETRAAQYRSQYIGFVFQSFHLIPFKTAAENVALPLYYQGVPRRERNERAAVYLEKVGLADRAEHLPSELSGGQQQRVAIARALIASPKLLLADEPTGALDSATSRDVMKVLQAVQDDGVSVVIITHERDIAHMTDRLIHLVDGRIAGDSRQRRLNPDDVVVEVEALEPLEAPPAPTAAPGHPAPPAARAAVPAAKAPGRIATEPAAG
- a CDS encoding ABC transporter permease, which produces MIRLDVWQEIFDTIKRNKLRTALTGFAVAWGIFMLVVLLGSGKGLEHGVDYQFRDDAVNSIWVSSGRTSTPYKGMQPGREIQFDNQDYDEVTTRVQGVEYASGRYWIFGSQQVNYKNENGSYTIRAVHPGHQVLERTKMIQGRYLNEFDLRQFRKSAVLGTLVASALFHDEDPIGKQIRIGGISFQVVGVFDDEGSEREREFIYLPISTAQRTFNGANRVNQILYTTGDASLAKSMEMAGATRQILSVNHTFDPEDERAIHVNNNVENYQRILALITAIRLFVWVVGVGTLLAGVVGVSNIMLVAVRERTREIGIRKALGATPASIVGLVMQESVLITTVAGYAGLVLGVLVLEGLAKAIPDAAFFRNPQVDLRVAVSATVLLIVAGAIAGFFPARRAAAIRPIEALRDE